One region of Citrus sinensis cultivar Valencia sweet orange chromosome 6, DVS_A1.0, whole genome shotgun sequence genomic DNA includes:
- the LOC112498624 gene encoding uncharacterized mitochondrial protein AtMg00810-like — protein sequence MEFARCREGIFVNQKKYVIDFLNEIGMLGCKHVETPIEPNVKLQPAEVENVKNMEHYHRLVGRLIYLSHTRPYISFSVSMVSQFMHAPGPVHFEAVYRILRYLKGTPGKGLLFKPQRHLQIEAYTDADWAGSIIDRRSTSRYYSFVGGNLVTWRSKK from the coding sequence ATGGAGTTTGCTAGATGTAGAGAAGGCATTTTTGTAAATCAGAAGAAGTATGTTATCGACTTTTTAAACGAGATAGGCATGCTAGGGTGTAAACATGTTGAAACCCCTATAGAACCTAATGTGAAACTGCAACCTGCAGAAGTTGAGAATGTGAAGAATATGGAGCATTATCACAGACTTGTTGGGAGATTGATTTATCTATCCCATACACGCCCATATATATCCTTCTCTGTTAGTATGGTTAGCCAGTTTATGCATGCCCCAGGACCGGTACACTTTGAAGCTGTTTACAGAATTTTAAGGTATCTAAAAGGGACACCGGGCAAAGGACTTCTGTTTAAGCCACAAAGACACTTGCAAATTGAAGCCTACACAGACGCAGATTGGGCTGGAAGCATAATAGACCGAAGATCCACTTCTAGATACTATTCATTTGTAGGTGGTAACTTGGTTACATGGAGAAGCAAGAAATAG